In one window of Ptychodera flava strain L36383 unplaced genomic scaffold, AS_Pfla_20210202 Scaffold_41__1_contigs__length_1339820_pilon, whole genome shotgun sequence DNA:
- the LOC139127997 gene encoding uncharacterized protein produces the protein MLNEMKENQERMEERLRRIEKTTKKDYVEDFKLTKEDPEYVHLMGALGKEYVHSTLRDISRQKIQRIIQSIMPAAAASLSKMQYLTSLCLRKLGDWRQEEIRKLLGEAGRTKYLKMTTKKLTKNLCAQKFVKADRNAEIEIALLRKFVREESPRHHGFFSSYSLWRARLAASVTDLERFFQFDVNFDYSL, from the exons atgttaaatgaaatgaaagaaaatcaagaGCGGATGGAAGAAAGACTAAGAAGAATCgaaaaaacgacaaaaaaagACTACGTTGAAGACTTTAAATTGACTAAAGAAGATCCAGAATAC GTTCATCTCATGGGAGCTCTGGGAAAAGAGTATGTGCATAGTACATTGAGGGATATTTCTAGACAAAAAATACAG AGAATTATTCAGAGCATTATGCCTGCAGCAGCTGCATCATTGTCAAAGATGCAATATTTGACAAGCCTATGCCTCAGAAAGTTGGGAGATTGGAGACAGGAAGAAATCAGAAAA CTTCTTGGGGAAGCAGGACGCACCAAGTACctgaaaatgacaacaaaaaaACTAACAAAGAACTTGTGTGCACAAAAATTTGTAAAGGCAGACAGAAATGCTGAAATTGAGATTGCATTATTG CGCAAGTTCGTCAGAGAGGAAAGCCCACGCCACCACGGGTTTTTCAGTTCATATAGCCTTTGGAGAGCGCGTCTGGCCGCCAGCGTCACTGACCTGGAAAGGTTCTTCCAGTTTGATGTTAATTTTGATTATAGTTTGTAA